The sequence TTTTATGTCCCGACGAGGGTGCCAGTTACACCGGAAATAGCAGCCCCATCATCAGGGCTGCAGTAGTGCGAATTTGGCGATGAACCCGGGCAGCGGCGGCAGCCCGGCGATGACCAGCGCGCACTTGCGCGCTGGGTGCCGCCATTCAGGCCAAATTTCACCGCGTGGCTGCACCAATACTGCTCGGAGGGGCGGGTCTTGTCACGCGCGTTTGTTGCGGTGACAGCCGCGAAGGCTCTAATTATGTTCGGCGCCGAGCGTTTGCACAAGATCAGCGACCTCGCGGCCGTTCGCTAACGGCACCAAGCCGATTTGCGCGACCAGCGGTGCCGGCTCAGAGCTCAGCGCAGTGACGACGTCATCTTACTTGGCGCGCTGAGGCTCTGTGAGCCGACCGCTAGAGCGCAACTCATCCAAGGTCTTGCCATAGCAGTCGGTGACCGGCGGCCTGTTAGTGGGAACCGCTACGACGCCATTGGCATGGACCGTAATGCTTAGCCTTCTGTCGGCCGTGACATAAAGAGCATCGCCACTTTTGTCGACCCTGGAGAGATACCCAACTCGCCAACTCTGATCTGCTTGAGCGTAGCACAGGATAGTGGCCGGAAGATCGGGAAACACTGGCTCGGCCGCAGCTCCCGTCGCTAGGGTGACGAGAGCTGAAATTAGGACACCCGCCGGCCGTGTCGGTTGAGGTATGCCGGAGACATTTGCCATTACGCAACTTTCGACTTTATTCGCCGATGATTAGCATCAATAATAGAGAAAAGGACAGCTAGGCATCGGTGTCAATCCGTATCCGGTTCACCCTTTGTCGCACCGGCTGGTGACGAACGAATGGGTACAACGAGCTGCACCATCACGTGATGCTTGCCTTAATGTCCAATGCGCCGACCGACCCCTAAACATTCTGCATTGCACTCATCGGCCGCGCAGCTCCCCGATGATTTCTAGTCAGTTCTGTTGGGGAAATGCCCATGCGAATTGAGAGACAGACGATCGCTCCGGACCTGGCTCGCAACCAAGGACAGTTATGCTGCTTCGGTCTCCGCTTGCGGTACACCATTCGGCCGAGGAGCCTTCCGATAGTCCGATCAAGGCTGCCCCAAGCGGGCTCAGCACCGAAACGGCGTTTGGTTGGTTAGACCGGTCGCCTGGGAGCACAAGGACTATTCGCCTCTTGGCGCCGGCGATGTTGTCGCGTACTTCCACATGTGAGTTGACGGCCACAACATTTGGTGGAAGTTGATCATCAGGGACAATTGTCGCTCGCTCGATTTCCCTTAGTACGTTTGAAGCGGCGGCCGTCCCGCGACTATTCGCCAGGGCGGTAGTTGCAACGGCATACAGCTTCTCCCGATCGGCCTCTGAGATAGTGATCGGTGGAAGTGCTGCTTGGTGCTGATCATCAAAGATATTCATCTTCTCGGAGTCCTGTCCTATCCGGCTGCGCAATTTTCGCATCACGCGCGCGTTCTACAAGCGAAAAGATTTGCCCATCAGGATCAAAACAATTGATGTATTGAGCTCATCTTCGCGTTGGGACGATCCTCACGAAGGTCCGGACCAATAGGATATAGACGATCTATCGATCATGAAACTTGCACTCATACTCCAATAAAATTCGTTTGCGTGTTGCATCCATGCGCGAGAAACTGAGGTCGTCAGACGCCGTTGTTGAGTGCGCACGCCTGAAGAACGCATCGTTCGCTTGATGTTTCAGCTCACCTGGCGGTGCTGGAATGGAAATGGGCCACCAATGCAAAGCCTTAGTCTTGGCCGGATCGCTCTTATCGTAGCTCTGGCCGCCTTGCTTATCCTGACGGGCGGGTGGGCGATGGCAGTATGGAACGCCCCTGGCGACGTCGTGATGGATAAGCACGGTTGGATCGCCTTGGGCCTCGGCACATTCTTTTCGCTTCTCGTGGGATGCGGCTTGATGGCACTAATGTTTTTCAGCAGTCGCAGCGGTCACGACGATGCGGCCGATCCCTTCAGGAAACGGCACGAGCCCTAAGACCGAGTGGATTGTCTCTGAGCGGCTTCAAGCTGTCCAGTTCCAACTTCAGCCGAACAACTCATCAACGGAGCGTCGTTCGCGCTTGACCGCCGTGCCCTCAACACGTCCGCACCTTCCGCGGGAGTGATGGCACCTCTCTCCTTCAGACCGAATTAACCTGACGCTGGTCGCGCTACGCTCGGACTTTACGGCGATCAGCAGGCTGCCCGGAGGTTCGTGCATGATCTATTCACCAAGCGATCCGTGAAGAAGCGCGCCCGTCCTGATGCGTATGGGCAACCGCGATAAGACCGGTATTCATCTTCCTTACCGACGAAATTCGCTGTTCCGCTAGTTTGCCGTATTGAGTTCGCCCGCTGTCTATCTACAACGCTTCGCGCTTCGCCCGTATGGACTACAACTCTTTGATCGTCGGGGAATGACAGACATGGCTTCGGCGGTAGACTTGCTGTTGGACGGGACTATCATCGCAAGCAGATAAACATTCCTATCACAGCTCGGCTTTTCGCTTGAGCCAGCGCTTGGCGGAGATCGGGCGAACCGTCGAACGACAGGAGATTCTTTTGATTACAGAGCGTAGCATCACCGCGTCCGTTCGAGAGCACCTTGTCCTGGCGAAATGCCGCATTTGACTTCGTGCAGCGAATGCCTAGGTCTGTGTGTATGACATTGAGCTGTGCAAGAGTTCGTAGAGGCCTGCGTTACGCAGGTCATCTAATCGCGGGAAATTAGCCCCGAGCTCGGTGCCGTGCCACCGCGCTCGAGCTCGGGGCAGGTGGAGCAAAGCGGATGCCCTACGGTGGCGAGCCGCAGATGCCTGGCGAGTTTTCCTTCCGAGGCCTGGCGCGTGCGCCCACTCCAATCCGATCAATCCGCTGGGAGACGCAGTAGGCCATGAACAGAGAACTCGCGTCACACACTCATGAGCAAATCGAGCGTTCTGCACGATCGACTCCATGATTTCCCCAACTCGCGGACGAACTGCATAACATTGGTCCTGCCGGCGGTCCCACGGCAAGTGGAGACTAGGCAGCGCCAGCGCTAGGCGGCAACGATAGATCTGGGTCTGGCCACTGCTTGAAGTGCTAGTTGCAAAAACGGAGATGAAACATGACGTCAACACTGCCAAAGGCGACGATGAGCGTTGAGATCAAGCCGCCAATAACGCTTACAGCCAACGATTTCGAACGGCTTTCGCTACTCGTGCGAGCGGTAGAGAACAAGACGCCGGACGCAGCCTCTGTACTTGCGGATGAGCTTGCTCGCGCACACGTCCTTGCTGACGGTCGTCCTAAACAGACCGTTTGCATGGGCTCCGAGGTGCAGTTCCGCGACGACGCCACCGGGAGCGTTCAGGTGATGACGCTGGTTTATCCGGGCGATGCGGACATCTCCCTTCGAAGGATCTCGGTTTTGACACCCGTCGGCGCCGCCCTGATCGGTCTTAGCGCCGGAAACTCAATCACGTGGGAGACACGAACCGGCGAGCTTCGGCAATTGACCGTCCTTAGGGTCCGCGAGCCCCAGCTTGCTTGAGACCGCGTTGTTTCTTCCCGATAGAGCTATTGATGGCGAACGCGCTACGAGAACGAGTTGACCGGGGGTCAGTCGCAAAATCGGTCCGATTGTCCGGACTAGTGAATATTCGTCCGGGCTCGACACTCATGATTCCAACAGCTCAGGCCGGAGATCCGCATGTCTGTATTTGTAACGCTCGTAATTCTAACTTTGTGGGTATTGTTCGTCTGGTTATCCGATCCCGACGGATTCCGGGAGGCCTTCGCTCGCCGGCGTCGATGGACAAGTCACGCCGACGAAGATTGGTGACCTGCGACGTGTTGAGCACTTCCCATCAGTATGTAGATCCGGTGGACGAACCTGAACGTGCCTTCCTCGAAAGCTTGATCCGCGAGGACTTTGAGCGCAGTCATCCCAGCGATACACTTGAAGACCTTCGGCGCAGGACCTCCTATTCGAGGCATGACAAAGGACTTCTTCGCGATTGGATGGCCTTAGCGGCAGTCCGAGCCAGGATTTCCGCAGGACGCACGCGAGCTAACGGCGCAGCCTGAACGTCTGCTCAGCCGATCGTGCTTTGGCAAAGAAATCGGCGTTGCAGAGGACACGTTCTCATAAATGAGGATCCTGTTCTGAACGTCGTTGCTGCGACCGATTTCTCGACCTGTTCGAACCGCGCGTTGCGGCAGGCCATCTAGCGCGCTCGGCGGTGATCAGCTGCATCTCGTCCATGTTGTGGATGACGATCAGCCAACAGACCTGGTCAGCATAGACGAGCGCGAGGCACGACGAGTGTTAACTGAGCAGATCGCTCTATGTCGGAGCTGCGAGAGTTTGGATGCAGTCCCATCGTGGTTAAAGGCTGCCCGTTTGACGGATTCTGCGAGCAACTGCCGCAGCGGACGCGAACGTTCTGGTGGTTCCTCCCGCTAAGCTCTACACTCAGAACTGGCCCAGCATGCGCTGTGATAGACATTAGGTTCGTCGACGATCGTTTCGCAGACTAACCGTTGATTTGGCACCAATCAAAATGGACGGCTATCTCGGCGCCAATTGCATCGAATGGACGAGGACGGGTCACGCCACGCGCGACTTTTCCTATTTGGGCGGACGGACCGAACACTACCTGCCCTTCCATGCAGCAAGCAGAACACCTAATCGCTTTGATCGACGCCCTAGTTTTAGCTCTATCAATTTCTTTGATGCGACCTGGCAACTATTTTCGCTTGTCCTTGATAGCAGAAGAAGGACACTGAGCAAGGAGGGGCGCGACGGCCATCGCAGGCTAGGCCAAGCAGAACTAGGCGAGGGCTCCGTGCGTCGAGCAAAGCATGCTTGTTCGCGTCCGCCGCAAAGCGGAATGACATCCGACTTACTTCGGATGATCTTTAATGAGGGTCCAGATGGAGAGCCGCACCACCGTCGCGCCATCGTCTAGATACGACGACTTCCTTTATGCAGTGATCTGCGAAGATCGCAATGGAACTCAGGTTAGCGTCATTTCCGCGTTGACACGATTGGATGTTGATCCTTGGGCGGAGGCAACCCGTCTTGAGACAATGAAGGAGACGGACGCAAAGGCGCGATTGATGGCGATGCTCGACCGAGCATCCGCACAGAATTGGAATTCCTCGCAGAAAGACGCGGTCGCGCGGCGGCTGATTGAGCTACTTCCCTCGCCCGAACGGGACTCTTTTCCGATCCGCGTTTCGGAGACCCACGGGCGAATGCTGTTCTGCCTTGTACTTTGGTGGGGCTTTCTGCTCGCAACCGCTGTATTCTCAAACTACAAGGACAAGGTGGACGAGGTCTCTGTTATTCACTCAGGAGCGACGGTCACTTCAAAGAGCGGACCCACCGACAGCGCGAGGAGCACTGCGGACTAGTTCTGCAGGCGCCTCTTTCGAAGCAAGCATGTGCTTATCCGATTCTGCAAGACGGACGCCGGCTGGCGACCGCCAGACGATTTGATGAGAATGAACGGCGCCGCGACAAGTGCCTATCGCAGTCCTTCGATCGGATCCTCTCTTTTTGGCTTACGCCATCCATCTCGAATCGTCATCGAAGGATTGGTCCATCAACGCTTGAGGGCGGACCACCGCAGCGACCAGAACTCGGCTCCGGTCGGGTGACGTTCTCGATTCTGATGATATCCATGTCTCCCGCGGCGAAGTATGGCATTTGGTCTCCCGTCCGAAGGCCGACCAGCGCCGCGCCTAAGCTCGACAGAACGGAGACTTGACTTGGATCGGAGGTGAGGTCTTCAGGCCAAACCAATTGAACCGTCCTTCGTCGAATACCACGATTGGTCCAGTACGTAACCCAAGATCCCATTGTCACAAGTGATTGAATCTGACGAGCGTCATCCGAGACGACGTTAGCACGTTTGATCTCAGCAAGCAGAAATGTTGCATTATTCTCGCCTCGCTCCGCACTGAGGCACGCGAGCTTCTTAAGGCGCGGATGGTCGGACGCGGTCAAGGAGATGAAAGGTAGAGGCATCACCACACTCCTTTGTTGGATAAGGCGAGGCGAGCTTCGGATGGAAGCTATCAAGCAGTCAATCTGATGAAGAGGAGCATCCGGACGGCATCGTGTTCTATCGTCCAGCCAGATGCTTGAGTGCGAGCGTCCGCCGGCCGCTCAACGTTAGCTCGACCGCGTAGATCATGGTAAGTCAAATATAGGCCTTGGTGGCAACGCATCCATTGCGGCGAAAGCACGCACTAATTGGCTCGCGATCCGCTGGCGCCGCTGACGCCACTTGCATTCCTCTGGCGACATCGCGAGCGGCCGGCATGTCGTCGATAGGTCGAATTCCTCGGCATCATGCTCGCTGACGCTCCCCAACTGCCAATACGCCCTTGATCCGAGCCAGCTCGCACCATGCTGATCAAAGTTGTCGCGGAGCGTAACATCCGAGGCATCCAGTGCGACAATTCGTTTAGGCGTTCAAAGCGGTTCGAGCGCAACTTCCCTGAACAACTTGCGGCGGCGATATGTTGTGCCGCAAAAAGGTCATGACGGTCCGCAGGCTTTAGCCGCTTCCCCGCTCCTTGTCGCTTAGCTTTGGCGCTGCTTGTCTGGGTCGACTGCGCGTGATTTTGGGTGGATCGCTCGCCGGAAAGGTCTGCTCCAGCTGTCGATCCAACTCTTCGTCGAGTTCTCGCTTTTCGCGCTGCTCGCGCGTCTCACTTTCCCTTGGCATCACGAAATCTCCGCTTTTGGCGATCGCAAGCGATGATCGGTCGCTCGCTCTCAATCAACACCAGCGGGGTCACAGTAGCCGCATTATAAATCAACTCCGAGCGAAATTGGTGGTGAACACTCAGTGAGCCTGATCTGGATGGGACCTTCTCATACGCTTTCAGTTCCCCGGTTGTGGAACAATCAAGATGGCGAAGCTGCGAGCGCATTGCATCAGTCAGTCCGTAGACTCGCGCTTTATAGCGGATGCACATTCACATTGAACGAGAAGGCGATTCCAGCACCAATCGCCTGCCGTTGGTCCCTTCGGCGTTATGCTCGTGCCGCTTGCGTTGACGTAAGGTTTGAAGAAGGACTCATCTGGGTGAGCAACACAGGTTGTGCTACATTGAAATGCCCCGGCTGCACATGAACGGAGATCGCTATGTTTGAGGGCTTCGATGCACTCCTGCTGGCCCGCATCCAGTTCGCTTTCACCGTATCGTTTCACTTTATCTTCCCGGCGTTCACTATCGGGCTGGCGAGCTATCTAGCTGTGCTCGAGGGGCTGTGGCTATGGAGCGGGCGCGCGATTTTTCTCGACCTTTTTCACTACTGGATCAAGATATTCGCACTTTCCTTCGCAATGGGCGTGGTTTCCGGTATTGTGCTAACATATCAATTCGGAACCAACTGGTCGGTCTTCTCCGACCGTGCGGGCCCCATCGTCGGGCCACTGATGGCCTACGAGGTGCTGACGGCCTTCTTCCTGGAGGCGGGCTTTCTTGGAATCATGCTATTCGGCATGACTCGGGTCGGTAAAGGGCTACACTTCGCGGCTACATTGGCGGTCGCTGCCGGCACGCTTTTTTCTGCGTTTTGGATAATAGCCGCCAATTCTTGGATGCAGACCCCAGTCGGACATTCAATCAGCAGCTCGGGGCAGTTCGTACCGACGGACTGGTGGCAAATCATCTTTAATCCATCCTTTCCGTACCGCCTCATTCATACTGTACTGGGCGCTTACCTTACCACCGCATTGGTCGTAGGCGCAGTGGGTGCTTGGCACCTCCTGCGGGCGCCGAACAATGCGGGTGCCCGGGTGATGTTCTCGATGGCGATGGGTATGGTTGTCAGCGTTGCTCCGATCCAAGCTGTTATGGGCGACTTTCATGGCCTCAACACTCTCAAGCATCAACCAACGAAGATTATGGCGATCGAAGGTCATTTTGAGAGCTATCCAGGTGGGGCGCCATTGTACCTCTTCGGCTTTCCCGACCGGGAGGCGGCAGCGGTGCGATACCCATTGGCCATTCCAAAGCTCGGCTCCCTCATTCTGCACCACAGTTTTACTGCGCCCATTGAGGGCTTGAAAACGGTTGCCCGCGAGGAGTGGCCGCCGGTGGGCATCGTCTTCTGGTCGTTTCGCGTCATGGTCGGCCTCGGGCTGTTGATGATAGCGCTCGGAGGCCTTGCGCTTCTCGCACGAATACGCGGCCGCCTTTACGAGTGGCGCATCCTTCTGCTTTTCGCGGTCGCAATGGGACCGGCCGGCTTCGTGGCGGTCATCGCCGGCTGGGTGACCACCGAGGTCGGACGGCAGCCTTATACCGTGTACCGGCTTCTCCGAACCGCCGAATCTGCATCACCGCTTGATGCACCCGCGGTTGCCTCCTCATTGCTCGCATTCATTGTGGTTTATTTCGCCGTGTTCTCCGTAGGGGCCTGGTATATTCTGCGGTTGATGTCACATGCGCCTGCAATGGCCGAGCCCGGCCTGGAAAGCGGCGATGTGCCTATCCGAACTGCAGGCATAACGCCAGCTTCGGCGATAGACCCAGACCGCACCATCGGAGCAAAGAGGATTTGACCATGGATCTTGCGACGCTCTGGGCATTCATCCTCGCCTTTGCGATATTCACGTACGTCGTACTAGACGGGTTTGATCTTGGAATAGGAATTCTGTTTCCGTTTCTTCAGCCAGGACGCCACCGCGATCTGGCAATGAATTCGGTGGCTCCAGTATGGGATGGCAACGAGACGTGGCTGGTGCTGGGGGGCGGCGCACTTTTGGCCGCATTTCCACTTGCATATGCCATCATCATGCCCGCCCTCTATGCTCCCATCGTTGCAATGCTGCTCGCGCTGATCTTTCGCGGCGTCGCGTTTGAATTCCGTTGGCGCGACGTTCGTCATCAGAAGATCTGGGACTTCTCATTCGCGGGTGGTTCGATGCTGGCCGCTTTCGCGCAGGGTATCGCGCTAGGAGCGCTCCTGCAGGGCGTTGCTGTGGAGGGACGTCAGTATTCAGGCGGCTGGTGGGACTGGCTATCTCCCTTCAGCGTTCTAACTGGCGTTAGCCTCGTCGCTGGGTATGCCCTGCTTGGCTCGACGTGGCTGATTATGAAAACGGAAGGATCGCTGCAGGAACACGCTTTCCGGCATGCCCGGATATCCGGGATCGTAACGGTCATCTGCATTGGCGCCGTCAGTCTCGCCACTCCATTCCTCGAAGAGGCATACTACGAACACTGGTTTGCTTGGCCGAATGTGCTATTCACCGCCCAGGTCCCGCTACTCGTTGCCATCGTAACGGTAGCGCTCGCGGTGAGCCTGACACGAAGGTACGAACGCCTCCCCTTCGTCTTGGGGCTTTCATTGTTCGCACTAAGCATGGCGGGACTTGGCATAAGCATTTTCCCTAATATCGTTCCTAGTCGGGTCAGTATCGATGACGCGGCTGCACCAAGGTCCAGCCTCCTTTTCATGCTGATAGGAGCAGGCATTCTGATTCCAACAATCCTTGCTTACACTGCCTATTCGTACTGGACTTTTCGGGGCAAGGTGGATCACGAGGGCTACCATTGACCGACGATCCGTTTTGGAAGCGCTTGCTATGGTTCGTGATGTTATGGATGGCCGGTGTAACCACCGCGGCCACGCTTGGTTACGGGATCCGACTTTGGCTGAAGTGAAAAAGCTTCAGACGCGACACAAAAGATAGCTGTCCCAAATTTCGTGCTGAAACTTGAAAAAGGTTCTTCCGAACGTGGTAGTGCTCCGCAGATATCTTCGACCGACACTTTGGGAGCCTACCCGTCTCTCGGCGAAGCCGGAAGAGACCTCGGCGTTCGGATCTGTATCCCGTTGCAGCGCTCGTGGCCGCATCTATTGACGTCATTGGCGATTTGCCCAGCCTTTCCTAGAGCGTCTTGGCCCTGAGCGCAGCGGCACTAGTTTCGCCCTTTGCTTTAGGG is a genomic window of Bradyrhizobium sp. CB1717 containing:
- a CDS encoding cytochrome ubiquinol oxidase subunit I translates to MFEGFDALLLARIQFAFTVSFHFIFPAFTIGLASYLAVLEGLWLWSGRAIFLDLFHYWIKIFALSFAMGVVSGIVLTYQFGTNWSVFSDRAGPIVGPLMAYEVLTAFFLEAGFLGIMLFGMTRVGKGLHFAATLAVAAGTLFSAFWIIAANSWMQTPVGHSISSSGQFVPTDWWQIIFNPSFPYRLIHTVLGAYLTTALVVGAVGAWHLLRAPNNAGARVMFSMAMGMVVSVAPIQAVMGDFHGLNTLKHQPTKIMAIEGHFESYPGGAPLYLFGFPDREAAAVRYPLAIPKLGSLILHHSFTAPIEGLKTVAREEWPPVGIVFWSFRVMVGLGLLMIALGGLALLARIRGRLYEWRILLLFAVAMGPAGFVAVIAGWVTTEVGRQPYTVYRLLRTAESASPLDAPAVASSLLAFIVVYFAVFSVGAWYILRLMSHAPAMAEPGLESGDVPIRTAGITPASAIDPDRTIGAKRI
- the rnk gene encoding nucleoside diphosphate kinase regulator, whose amino-acid sequence is MTSTLPKATMSVEIKPPITLTANDFERLSLLVRAVENKTPDAASVLADELARAHVLADGRPKQTVCMGSEVQFRDDATGSVQVMTLVYPGDADISLRRISVLTPVGAALIGLSAGNSITWETRTGELRQLTVLRVREPQLA
- the cydB gene encoding cytochrome d ubiquinol oxidase subunit II, whose product is MDLATLWAFILAFAIFTYVVLDGFDLGIGILFPFLQPGRHRDLAMNSVAPVWDGNETWLVLGGGALLAAFPLAYAIIMPALYAPIVAMLLALIFRGVAFEFRWRDVRHQKIWDFSFAGGSMLAAFAQGIALGALLQGVAVEGRQYSGGWWDWLSPFSVLTGVSLVAGYALLGSTWLIMKTEGSLQEHAFRHARISGIVTVICIGAVSLATPFLEEAYYEHWFAWPNVLFTAQVPLLVAIVTVALAVSLTRRYERLPFVLGLSLFALSMAGLGISIFPNIVPSRVSIDDAAAPRSSLLFMLIGAGILIPTILAYTAYSYWTFRGKVDHEGYH